The Anolis carolinensis isolate JA03-04 chromosome 1, rAnoCar3.1.pri, whole genome shotgun sequence genome window below encodes:
- the LOC134295659 gene encoding LOW QUALITY PROTEIN: alpha-1-antitrypsin-like (The sequence of the model RefSeq protein was modified relative to this genomic sequence to represent the inferred CDS: substituted 1 base at 1 genomic stop codon) produces the protein MMFNFYLGLLLAGLYCFAHCHHLPTHHEEGHDHDHQPPLEGRNNLSYLKIVPSNTDFAFKFFHQVVSENAGKNVVFSPLSLSTAFALVSMGAKAATLNQLLSALGFNQTEISEQEIHEGFLYLLHSLNLPRPENDLRIGNALFPHDKMKVLQKFLDDAKHYYQADVFPTNFSNSTEAEVVINSYIENKTKIKDVVRGLQPETLMVLVNYIYLKAYWERPFSAASTQEDDFFVDEQTKVKVPMMNKDSHFKAYHDKDLSXKVVELPYKGDVSALFILSDRGKLKLVEDALGKDVLLKWKKSMWGQRIDLYLPRFSIASKYDVKEVLQRLGVIDVFENNADLSGITGKPELKVSKAIQKAYLNVYENGTEAAAATFIEFAFTSMPPIMKFDVPFLVIISQEENILFMAAINNPTEK, from the exons ATGATGTTTAATTTCTACCTAGGTTTGCTTCTTGCTGGGCTCTACTGTTTTGCCCACTGTCACCATCTCCCTACTCACCATGAAGAGGGCCATGACCATGACCACCAGCCTCCACTGGAAGGTCGCAATAATTTGTCCTACCTGAAGATAGTGCCTAGCAATACCGACTTTGCCTTTAAATTTTTCCATCAGGTTGTTTCTGAAAATGCTGGCAAGAATGTTGTTTTTTCTCCACTGAGCCTATCTACTGCTTTTGCCCTGGTGTCCATGGGAGCCAAAGCTGCCACCCTGAATCAGCTTTTGTCAGCACTTGGTTTCAACCAAACAGAGATCAGTGAGCAGGAAATACATGAGGGTTTTCTTTATCTTCTCCACTCACTAAATCTCCCACGGCCTGAAAATGACCTGCGTATtggaaatgctcttttcccacATGACAAAATGAAAGTCCTCCAGAAGTTCTTAGATGATGCCAAACATTATTATCAGGCCGATGTTTTTCCCACTAACTTTAGTAATTCCACAGAGGCTGAGGTAGTGATCAACAGCTACAtagaaaataaaaccaaaataaaagaTGTTGTTCGGGGTCTCCAACCAGAAACACTGATGGTTCTTGTAAACTATATCTACTTGAAAG CCTACTGGGAAAGACCTTTCAGTGCTGCGAGTACGCAAGAAGATGACTTCTTTGTGGATGAGCAAACAAAAGTGAAGGTCCCGATGATGAATAAAGACTCCCATTTTAAGGCTTACCATGACAAAGATTTGTCCTGAAAGGTGGTTGAGCTCCCTTACAAGGGTGATGTTTCAGCACTCTTCATTCTGTCTGACAGAGGGAAACTGAAATTGGTGGAAGATGCTCTGGGGAAGGATGTTTTGCTCAAATGGAAGAAATCAATGTGGGGACA GAGAATAGATCTCTATCTTCCAAGGTTTTCTATAGCCAGTAAATATGATGTTAAAGAAGTGTTACAAAGACTGGGTGTTATTGACGTGTTTGAAAATAATGCAGATTTATCAGGAATTACTGGGAAGCCAGAGCTGAAGGTGTCCAAG GCTATTCAAAAGGCCTATCTGAATGTCTATGAAAATGGTACAGAAGCTGCAGCAGCCACGTTCATTGAATTTGCCTTTACATCCATGCCTCCCATAATGAAATTTGATGTTCCATTCCTGGTTATTATCTCTCAGGAGGAGAACATATTATTCATGGCAGCCATCAACAATCCCACTGAGAAATAA